One segment of Dolichospermum sp. DET69 DNA contains the following:
- a CDS encoding peptidylprolyl isomerase, which yields MESSSFLTVNNQEIALAEVVKYLQISGKLGNFISDVLRQHVIEQEINTRTDIEISSALIEQTIIDFRLKNQLTDAQKFQEWLTNNGTDYTTFHTSITFSFQLEKLKVLITESKLPEYFIEKKLYLDRVVLSRILVDSQELAEELQTQIEEGSSFEQLAKEYSLADERVFNGMMGPISRGTIPDVLRAAVDATTPGKLIKPIEIEGRFSLFRLEQILPASLEDPQLQQSLTNELFEKWLGEKIQNLAVKIQVN from the coding sequence ATGGAATCTTCATCTTTTTTAACTGTAAATAACCAAGAAATTGCCCTAGCTGAAGTAGTCAAATACCTACAAATATCGGGTAAATTAGGGAATTTTATCAGTGATGTCCTGCGTCAGCACGTAATTGAACAAGAAATTAATACCAGAACAGATATTGAGATTAGTTCTGCATTAATTGAACAGACAATTATTGATTTTCGCCTCAAAAATCAACTAACTGATGCACAAAAGTTCCAAGAATGGCTAACAAATAATGGTACAGATTACACAACATTTCATACATCTATTACCTTTAGCTTTCAATTAGAAAAACTCAAAGTATTAATCACAGAATCAAAATTACCAGAATACTTTATTGAAAAGAAGCTTTACTTAGATAGAGTTGTCCTTTCGCGGATTCTCGTTGATAGTCAAGAATTAGCAGAAGAACTACAAACTCAAATTGAAGAAGGAAGTAGTTTTGAACAACTAGCAAAAGAGTATTCATTGGCAGATGAACGAGTGTTTAATGGCATGATGGGACCTATTAGTCGGGGAACTATACCGGATGTATTGCGTGCGGCTGTAGATGCAACTACCCCTGGAAAATTGATCAAGCCCATAGAAATAGAAGGACGTTTTTCTTTATTTAGATTAGAACAAATTCTCCCAGCATCTTTAGAAGATCCTCAACTACAACAATCATTAACAAATGAATTATTTGAGAAATGGCTAGGGGAAAAGATTCAAAATCTTGCAGTCAAAATTCAAGTAAATTAA